From a region of the Planctomycetota bacterium genome:
- a CDS encoding glycoside hydrolase family 9 protein, translated as MPQRIAFVLALVGWLLLPASSHADHPADGPQVVHVGALSPSVVVVELIERTVDPRPQIPYEPQPGDEIRQGDRELLGYIDGEMTMVRTGRKVFRNIDGRDRAIGTLSGDGKWLSRSSPITGQRITETTLLEPKAYRVGPAGEVERPHPIAVAVKAKPFETGGGNHPRQITLYLTLAEPMSIGHEYQIDFVGINTRDASHAFTYDSAELRSPAIHASHVGHRPDDPYKRALLSQWTGTGGGFDFSFVDMFELIDEDGRVVFASPVSLVRPADELENLHRKNVFRTDVYELDYSAFDTPGTYRIHVPGVGTSHPIVIDDDVWTEAFRVSLSGLTNHRSGIALPPRIAGYDRPRPMHADDGVKVFQGDVTIFNGESGTMSKSLMRLTNGGTDATGLVEVEGAWGGYMDAGDWDRRSQHLHPTQLLIESYRGNPEFFATLALNVPDEELDNGVPDLIDEILWNVEFFQRLQRDDGGVRGGIESTAHPQNGETSWQESLMLGAFRAEPITSQRFAAAAAATADVLRPFDEAHAEALLADAIRAFDWATDDTDAKLREITSLPGDREPTFDKLRQSYRDAAELAAVELYRATGEQRFHAAFQELTRLTDDNLKATFAYATLPDDLADADLKQAAIDAVVAEADKTLAFGRGNTIGVSHRVPTMPMMGFVGYFTTPESVIGPTLTRAHHLTGDDRYLAAAIRATSYGIGINPTGMTMTTGLGHAWPVEPLHIDSMRLAAPPPPGITVYGTHDPARAPNYIKRWTLPNTIPAWRDWPIAECYFDVGNWVEMNEYTVHQTIGPTANYFAHLASRDQTQPSQ; from the coding sequence ATGCCGCAACGCATCGCCTTCGTGCTGGCTTTGGTCGGGTGGCTGCTGTTACCCGCTAGCAGTCATGCCGACCATCCGGCAGACGGGCCACAGGTGGTTCATGTCGGCGCGCTCAGCCCGAGTGTCGTGGTTGTCGAGCTGATCGAACGCACCGTCGATCCTCGCCCGCAGATTCCTTACGAGCCGCAGCCCGGCGACGAGATTCGCCAGGGCGATCGCGAGCTGCTCGGCTACATCGACGGCGAGATGACGATGGTCCGAACGGGCCGGAAAGTCTTCCGGAACATCGACGGCCGAGACCGCGCGATCGGCACACTGTCTGGCGATGGCAAGTGGCTCTCACGCAGTTCGCCGATCACCGGCCAGCGCATCACCGAGACCACGCTCTTGGAGCCAAAGGCGTACCGCGTCGGGCCGGCCGGCGAGGTCGAACGCCCGCATCCGATCGCCGTCGCCGTCAAGGCCAAACCCTTCGAAACCGGCGGCGGCAACCATCCGCGACAGATCACGCTCTACCTCACGCTCGCCGAGCCGATGAGCATCGGGCACGAGTACCAGATCGACTTCGTCGGCATCAACACGCGCGACGCCTCCCACGCTTTCACCTACGACTCGGCCGAGCTGCGAAGCCCGGCCATCCACGCGAGCCACGTCGGGCATCGCCCGGACGATCCGTACAAGCGCGCCCTCCTCAGCCAATGGACCGGCACGGGCGGTGGGTTCGACTTCTCATTCGTCGACATGTTCGAGCTCATCGACGAGGATGGCCGCGTCGTCTTTGCCAGTCCCGTCAGTCTTGTTCGCCCGGCCGACGAGCTTGAAAACCTGCATCGCAAAAACGTCTTCCGCACCGACGTCTACGAGCTCGACTACTCGGCCTTCGACACGCCCGGCACCTACCGCATTCACGTTCCCGGCGTCGGAACGAGCCACCCGATTGTGATCGATGACGACGTCTGGACCGAGGCGTTTCGCGTCTCACTCTCGGGCCTCACGAATCACCGCAGTGGCATCGCCCTGCCGCCCCGCATCGCCGGCTACGACCGGCCGCGTCCCATGCACGCCGACGACGGCGTCAAGGTCTTCCAAGGGGACGTCACCATCTTCAACGGTGAGTCGGGCACCATGTCCAAGAGCCTCATGCGGCTCACCAACGGCGGCACCGACGCGACGGGCCTCGTTGAAGTCGAAGGTGCATGGGGCGGCTACATGGATGCCGGCGACTGGGACCGCCGCAGCCAGCACCTGCATCCGACGCAACTGCTCATCGAGTCGTACCGCGGCAATCCCGAGTTCTTCGCAACGCTCGCGCTCAACGTGCCCGACGAGGAGCTCGACAACGGCGTGCCGGATCTCATCGATGAGATCCTCTGGAACGTCGAGTTCTTCCAACGCCTGCAACGCGACGACGGCGGCGTCCGCGGTGGCATCGAATCAACCGCCCACCCGCAGAACGGCGAGACCAGCTGGCAGGAGAGCCTCATGCTCGGAGCCTTCCGTGCCGAGCCGATCACCAGCCAGCGCTTCGCCGCTGCTGCAGCTGCGACTGCTGACGTGCTCCGACCGTTCGACGAGGCCCACGCGGAAGCGCTGCTGGCCGACGCGATCCGAGCGTTCGACTGGGCGACCGACGACACCGACGCCAAGCTCCGCGAGATCACGTCGCTCCCGGGCGATCGAGAGCCGACGTTCGACAAGCTTCGCCAGAGTTACCGCGACGCCGCCGAGCTGGCCGCCGTCGAGCTCTACCGCGCGACCGGCGAACAACGCTTTCACGCAGCGTTTCAAGAACTCACGCGTCTCACCGACGACAACCTCAAAGCGACCTTCGCTTACGCCACGCTTCCCGACGACCTCGCCGACGCCGACCTGAAGCAGGCCGCGATCGATGCCGTCGTTGCCGAGGCGGATAAGACGCTCGCCTTCGGCCGAGGCAACACGATCGGTGTTTCGCACCGCGTGCCGACCATGCCGATGATGGGCTTTGTCGGCTATTTCACCACGCCCGAAAGCGTCATCGGCCCGACGCTCACCCGCGCCCATCACCTGACTGGCGACGACCGTTACCTCGCCGCGGCCATCCGCGCGACCAGCTACGGCATCGGTATCAATCCGACCGGCATGACCATGACCACCGGCCTCGGCCACGCCTGGCCGGTCGAACCGCTCCACATCGACTCCATGCGACTCGCCGCCCCGCCACCGCCCGGCATCACCGTTTATGGCACGCACGACCCTGCCCGCGCACCGAACTACATCAAACGCTGGACGCTGCCCAACACCATCCCCGCGTGGCGAGACTGGCCGATCGCCGAGTGCTACTTCGACGTCGGCAACTGGGTCGAGATGAACGAGTACACCGTCCACCAAACCATCGGCCCAACCGCCAACTACTTCGCCCACCTCGCCTCGCGGGACCAGACGCAGCCGTCGCAGTGA
- a CDS encoding carbohydrate-binding protein codes for MTPTPSTRRSFAKAIEPLEGRRLLSNTTFAPDGQPWPVDPYPTRIEAEDYDLGGNGGSWFDDTLDNLGGEYRVAGPDIQNTLDTGGAFNIGWTDQGEYLTYTIDVEQAGTYDLSYRVASLNGGSFFVEADGTTIANFTVPATGAWQTWTTITETVTLDAGVQELRFNVSSTTGININWFELEKQVSASTFNNDGRAWNVFGGDTVRIQAEDYDTGGNGGAWFDDTLDNLGGEYRVAGPDIETSIDFGGGFNIGYIDFGEYLQYTLNVENAGTYDISFRVAGNDGRIGLTVDGVEVGTDVDVPSTGGWQIWQTITSTVELDEGVNTLQLEFERIGFNLNWFELTNASAANTFNNDGLAWAVPETGTTTIEAEDYDQGGNGGAWFDTTLDNTGGKYRLGGPEITEINSDPGDFQVSWIGNSEYFEYTIDVETAGTYELDLTVASPFQWGKVDLFNDGDPLGSRVFLPDTGSWDTYADVTTTVQLDAGVQTIRFQSVGSGWHFDQFSLTLI; via the coding sequence ATGACCCCTACCCCTTCCACACGCCGGTCTTTTGCCAAAGCCATCGAACCACTCGAGGGTCGTCGGCTGCTTTCCAACACCACCTTTGCCCCCGACGGACAGCCCTGGCCGGTTGATCCGTATCCGACCCGCATCGAGGCCGAGGACTACGACCTGGGCGGTAACGGCGGGTCTTGGTTCGACGACACGCTCGACAACCTGGGCGGCGAATACCGCGTCGCCGGTCCCGACATCCAGAACACGCTCGATACCGGCGGCGCGTTCAACATCGGCTGGACCGATCAGGGCGAGTACCTGACCTACACGATCGATGTCGAACAGGCCGGCACCTATGACCTGAGCTACCGCGTCGCCAGCCTCAACGGCGGCAGCTTCTTCGTCGAGGCGGATGGCACGACGATCGCCAACTTCACGGTGCCCGCAACCGGTGCCTGGCAGACGTGGACCACGATCACCGAGACGGTCACACTCGACGCCGGCGTCCAGGAGCTGCGATTCAACGTCAGCAGCACCACCGGCATCAACATCAACTGGTTCGAGCTCGAAAAGCAGGTCTCGGCATCGACGTTCAACAACGACGGTCGCGCGTGGAATGTCTTCGGCGGAGACACCGTCCGAATACAGGCCGAGGACTACGACACCGGCGGCAACGGCGGGGCCTGGTTTGACGACACGCTCGACAACTTGGGCGGCGAGTACCGAGTGGCCGGGCCCGACATCGAAACCAGCATCGACTTCGGCGGCGGCTTCAACATCGGCTACATCGATTTCGGCGAGTACCTGCAGTACACGCTCAATGTCGAAAACGCCGGCACCTACGACATCAGCTTCCGCGTCGCCGGCAATGACGGTCGCATCGGACTGACGGTTGACGGTGTCGAGGTCGGCACCGACGTCGACGTGCCCAGCACCGGAGGCTGGCAGATCTGGCAGACGATCACTTCCACTGTCGAGCTCGACGAGGGCGTCAACACCCTTCAGCTCGAGTTCGAGCGGATCGGCTTCAACCTCAACTGGTTCGAACTCACCAACGCCAGCGCCGCCAACACCTTCAACAACGATGGTCTGGCATGGGCGGTCCCTGAGACCGGCACGACGACCATCGAAGCGGAGGACTACGACCAGGGTGGCAACGGTGGCGCTTGGTTCGATACCACACTCGACAACACCGGCGGCAAGTATCGTCTTGGCGGCCCGGAGATCACCGAGATCAACAGCGACCCCGGCGACTTCCAAGTCAGCTGGATCGGCAACTCCGAGTACTTCGAGTACACGATCGATGTCGAGACGGCTGGCACGTACGAGCTTGACCTGACCGTTGCCTCACCATTCCAGTGGGGCAAGGTCGATCTCTTCAACGACGGCGATCCGCTCGGCTCGCGAGTCTTCCTGCCCGACACCGGCAGCTGGGACACGTACGCCGACGTGACGACCACAGTGCAGCTCGACGCTGGTGTTCAGACGATCCGCTTCCAGAGTGTCGGCAGCGGCTGGCACTTCGATCAGTTCTCACTGACCCTGATCTGA